One window from the genome of Osmerus eperlanus chromosome 3, fOsmEpe2.1, whole genome shotgun sequence encodes:
- the nup35 gene encoding nucleoporin NUP35, with protein sequence MEFQEPMSLGSPTSPKSGTGAQFLPGFLMGDLPAPVTPQPRTFGVSGGGIMDMRSPLHFGGSPPQPVVPTPKDKSGAPPVRSIYDDLASPGVGMSPMSAHKQPFTFVQTPMSGFMAATPGTGSSLLGGTSVAQQLKSPAQVDPFFTQGDALSSDDTLDDTWVTVFGFPPASASYILLQFAQYGNILKHVMSNTGNWMHIQYQSKLQARKALSKDGKIYGEAIMIGVKACIDKSVMESSDRGSGSSSVFSPALRGGATPGHTLPSTPISTPRSTMRPLSAAYKASSSDYQVVADRQTPRKDDSFVSKAMEYMFGW encoded by the exons ATGGAATTTCAAG AACCAATGTCTCTGGGCTCGCCCACGTCTCCAAAGTCCGGAACGGGGGCCCAGTTTCTTCCGGGGTTCTTGATGGGGGACCTGCCCGCTCCAGTAACCCCTCAGCCGCGGACATTTGGTGTCTCCGGTGGTGGCATCATGGACATGAGATCGCCTTTACATTTCG GTGGCTCACCTCCCCAGCCTGTGGTCCCCACACCCAAAGACAAGAGTGGCGCCCCGCCGGTGCGGAGCATCTACGACGACCTGGCGAGCCCAGGTGTCGGCATGTCTCCAATGTCTGCGCACAAGCAG CCCTTCACCTTTGTTCAGACCCCCATGTCTGGCTTTATGGCTGCTACTCCAGGAACAG GCTCCAGTCTGCTGGGTGGCACCAGTGTGGCCCAGCAGCTGAAGTCTCCAGCCCAGGTGGACCCCTTCTTCACCCAAGGAGACGCCCTCTCCTCAGACGACACCCTGGACGACACCTGGGTCACGGTGTTCGG CTTCCCGCCTGCCTCGGCCTCCTACATCCTCCTGCAGTTTGCTCAGTACGGGAACATCCTCAAACACGTG ATGTCAAACACGGGGAACTGGATGCACATCCAGTACCAGTCCAAGCTGCAGGCCAGGAAAGCCCTCAGTAAAGACGGCAAGATCTACGGAGAGGCCATAATGATCGGCGTCAAAGCCTGCATCGATAAG agtgtgATGGAGAGTTCGGACCGAGGGTCCGGTTCCAGCTCAGTGTTCTCTCCTGCCTTAAGAGGCGGAGCCACCCCTggccacaccctcccctccacgccCATCTCCACCCCCCGTTCCACCATGAGACCCCTCAGTGCTGCCTACAAGGCCTCCAGCAGCGACTACCAG GTGGTAGCCGACCGACAGACCCCCCGCAAGGACGACAGCTTCGTCTCCAAAGCCATGGAGTACATGTTTGGCTGGTGA
- the dnajc10 gene encoding dnaJ homolog subfamily C member 10, whose translation MSPASASCAPACMTRLCLLLLACLLLPVSCDEDYYKLLGVQREASTREIRQAFKKLALTTHPDKNPNDQTAHDKFLKINRAYEVLKDEDLRKKYDKYGEKGLDEQQGGRYESWNYYRYDFGIYDDDLEIITLDRGDFDAAVNSGELWFVNFYFPRCSHCHELAPTWRDFAKEMDGVIRIGAVNCGDNGRLCRSKGVSSYPSLYVFKAGMNPEKYHGDRSKESLTKFAMQFVKSRVTELWQGNIFKEIEQSFLSGIGWLITFCAETGDCVGSQTRQKLAGMLEGLVNVGWMDCTTQAELCDSFEVTGSSTAFFPPGSTLKDRASVLFLQSLDARDIYSEVIQHLPDLETLTKDSFKVKLERHRWLVSFSFGQRGLASHEYKKLKTLLRDDHIQVGRVDCLSEAELCGSLYIQKPCIAVFKGLGIHDFEIHHGRDVLYNIVAFAKESVRAHVTTLRPDTFPLDVKEPWLVDFFAPWCPPCRALLPELRKASVQLVGQLKFGTLDCTIHEELCSRYNVQSYPTTVIFNRTGIHEYEGQHSADGILEFIQDLVNPSVEVLDQDSFSRLVRRRPEGETWMLDFYAPWCGPCQALLPEWRRMARMLSGVIRVGSVDCQKHQSFCQNQGVRAYPEIRLYPQNAQRPDHFQGYSGWHRDSHSLKVWALGSLPRASVDLGPEGFRTHVLGGQDHWVVDFYAPWCGPCQHFSPEFEVLARMVKGTVRAGKVDCQAHYQTCQSAGITAYPSVRFYPHLGTRRHDQGGEHINSRDAGIIADILRQRLQLLSPRLHDQSSLKDEL comes from the exons ATGAGTCCTGCCTCAGCCAGCTGTGCCCCAGCCTGCATGACTCGGCTGTGTCTGCTGCTCCTAGCCTGCTTGCTGCTTCCCGTCAGCTGTGACGAGGATTACTACAAGCTCCTGGGGGTCCAAAGAGAGGCCAGCACCAGGGAGATCAGACAGGCCTTCAAGAAGCTGGCACTCACAACACACCCGGACAAGAACCCT AATGACCAGACGGCCCACGATAAGTTCCTGAAGATCAACCGGGCGTACGAGGTGCTGAAGGACGAGGACCTGAGGAAGAAGTACGACAAGTACGGCGAGAAGGGTCTGGACGAGCAGCAGGGCGGGCGTTACGAGAGCTGGAACTACTACAGATACGACTTCG GGATCTATGACGACGACCTGGAGATCATCACTCTGGACAGAGGAGACTTTG ATGCGGCGGTTAACTCCGGGGAGCTGTGGTTTGTCAACTTCTACTTCCCTCGCTGCTCCCACTGCCACGAGCTGGCCCCCACG TGGAGGGACTTTGCAAAGGAGATGGACGGCGTGATAAGGATCGGAGCGGTGAACTGTGGCGACAACGGCCGGCTGTGCCGCAGCAAAGGCGTCAGCAGCTACCCCAGCCTCTACGTCTTTAAAGCCGGCATG AACCCTGAAAAGTACCACGGGGACAGATCGAAGGAGAGCCTCACCAAGTTTGCCATGCAGTTTGTGAAGAGCAGAGTCACAGAGCTCTGGCAAG GGAACATCTTCAAGGAGATTGAGCAATCGTTTTTGTCAGGCATAGGCTGGCTTATCACCTTCTGTGCTGAGACTGGAG ATTGCGTGGGATCACAGACCAGACAGAAGTTGGCGGGGATGCTG GAGGGCCTGGTGAACGTGGGCTGGATGGACTGCACCACCCAGGCGGAGCTGTGTGACAGCTTTGAGGTGACGGGCAGCTCCACCGCATTCTTCCCCCCTGGCAGCACCCTGAAGGACAGGGCCAGCGTCCTG ttcCTTCAAAGTCTGGATGCCAGGGACATCTACAGTGAGGTGATCCAGCACCTGCCAGACTTGGAGACTCTGACCAAAGACAGCTTCAAG GTGAAGCTGGAGCGCCATCGCTGGCTGGTGAGCTTCTCCTTCGGTCAGAGGGGCCTGGCGTCCCATGAGTACAAGAAGCTCAAGACCCTGCTGAGAGACGACCACATACAG gtgggcAGGGTGGACTGCTTGTCGGAGGCAGAGCTGTGTGGCTCTCTCTACATCCAGAAGCCTTGCATCGCCGTCTTCAAAGGCCTGGGCATCCACGACTTTGAGATCCACCACG GGAGGGACGTCCTGTATAACATTGTGGCGTTTGCCAAGGAGAGCGTGAGGGCCCATGTGACCACCCTCAGGCCAGACACCTTCCCCCTCGATGTCAAGGAGCCCTGGTTGGTCGACTTCTTCGCTCCG tgGTGTCCTCCATGCAGAGCACTCCTCCCTGAGCTGAGGAAGGCCTCGGTGCAGCTGGTTGGTCAGCTGAAGTTTGGAACGTTGGACTGTACCATTCACGAGGAGCTGTGTAGCAGG tacAACGTCCAGTCCTACCCCACCACGGTGATCTTCAACAGGACCGGCATCCACGAGTACGAGGGGCAGCACTCTGCTGACGGCATCCTGGAGTTcatacag gACCTGGTGAACCCCAGCGTGGAGGTGCTGGACCAGGACAGCTTCTCCaggctggtgaggaggaggccgGAGGGGGAGACCTGGATGCTGGACTTCTACGCCCCGTGGTGTGGGCCCTGCCAGGCCCTGCTGccagagtggaggaggatggcacgg atgctcAGCGGCGTGATCCGTGTCGGGTCAGTGGACTGTCAGAAGCACCAGTCGTTCTGTCAGAACCAGGGGGTGCGAGCGTACCCAGAGATCCGCCTGTACCCCCAGAACGCGCAGAGACCAGACCACTTCCA gggctACAGTGGCTGGCACAGGGATTCCCACTCTCTCAAGGTGTGGGCTCTGGG gtctcTCCCCAGGGCATCGGTGGACCTGGGTCCGGAGGGCTTTAGGACCCatgtgctgggggggcaggACCACTGGGTGGTGGACTTCTATGCTCCCTGGTGCGGGCCTTGCCAGCACTTTTCTCCTGAGTTTGAGGTTCTTGCCCGG atgGTGAAGGGCACTGTAAGAGCAGGGAAGGTGGACTGCCAGGCGCACTACCAGACATGCCAGAGCGCTGGCATCACCGCCTACCCCAGCGTCCGGTTCTACCCCCACCTGGGCACCAGGAGG CACGACCAGGGAGGGGAGCACATCAACAGTCGAGACGCCGGCATCATCGCCGACATCCTCCGCCAGCGGCTGCAGCTGCTGTCGCCACGGTTACACGACCAGAGCAGCCTCAAG GATGAATTGTGA
- the frzb gene encoding secreted frizzled-related protein 3, producing the protein MFSYKLYISFLAVTCMFGVPRASAAACEPIRIPLCRSMPWNMTKMPNHLHHSTQANAVLAIEQFEGLLGTGCSADLLFFLCAMYAPICTIDFQHDPIKPCKSVCERAKCGCEPVMKRYNHTWPESLACEDLPVYDRGVCISPEAIVKAEGPDNPYYQDPSRCSPESTPDFPMDSHNVHCKGTNGDRCKCKTVRLGLKTYLKNNYNYVIRARVKEIRSRSHDLSAIVEVRDVLKSSLVNIPRDTVTLYYNSGCLCPALAANEEYIILGYENEERSRLLLIEGSIVQKWRDRMGRKVKRWDQVLRDQSRGSSGKGGARRGRH; encoded by the exons ATGTTTTCTTACAAGCTCTACATCTCGTTCCTCGCCGTTACCTGTATGTTCGGGGTGCCTCGCGCCTCGGCCGCGGCGTGCGAGCCCATCCGGATCCCGCTCTGCCGGTCCATGCCGTGGAACATGACCAAGATGCCGaaccacctccaccacagcacCCAGGCTAACGCCGTCCTGGCCATAGAGCAGTTCGAGGGTCTCCTCGGCACTGGGTGCAGCGCGGATCTTCTCTTTTTCCTGTGTGCCATGTACGCGCCTATTTGCACCATAGACTTCCAGCACGATCCGATCAAGCCCTGCAAGTCGGTGTGCGAGCGGGCCAAGTGCGGCTGCGAGCCGGTTATGAAACGGTACAACCACACCTGGCCCGAAAGTCTGGCCTGCGAGGACCTGCCAGTATACGACCGAGGAGTGTGCATCTCCCCCGAGGCTATCGTGAAAGCTGAAGGACCTG ACAACCCATACTACCAGGACCCGTCCCGGTGCTCTCCAG AGTCGACCCCTGACTTCCCCATGGACTCCCACAACGTCCACTGCAAAGGAACCAATGGAG ATCGCTGCAAGTGCAAGACAGTCAGACTAGGTCTCAAAACCTACTTAAAGAACAACTACAACTACG TGATCCGCGCGCGCGTGAAGGAGATCCGCAGCAGGAGCCACGACCTCAGCGCCATCGTGGAGGTGCGGGACGTGCTCAAGTCTTCGCTGGTCAACATCCCCCGGGACACGGTGACCCTCTACTACAACTCGGGGTGCCTCTGTCCTGCTCTCGCCGCCAACGAGGAGTACATCATCCTGGGCTACGAGAACGAGGAGAGATCCCG gctgCTGCTGATTGAAGGCTCCATCGTGCAGAAGTGGAGGGACAGAATGGGACGTAAAGTCAAG cgaTGGGACCAGGTGCTGCGTGACCAGAGCAGAGGGAGCTCAGGGAAAGGTGGAGCGAGGCGAGGCCGTCACTGA